The proteins below come from a single Roseiflexus sp. RS-1 genomic window:
- a CDS encoding carbohydrate ABC transporter permease gives MATTTQSRATVRSARRRSQRDQLMGPFGMAVLYIVLTIGALVTAFPFYFMLVGSTLRSADILRIPPPLWFGSSFWKNYEDLLAALPFWNSLWNSVAISSIHTALVLFFCSLGGYGFAKFRFPGRNALFGFLLATLMVPGVLGLIPSFVIMRTLGWIDTWNPLIIPGIANAFGIFWMRQYIAQAIPDDLIDAARIDGAHEFRIYWNIVVPVIVPALAALAILTFLGKWNEFQFPLLILKQESKYTLPVALSTLRSLRGTEIGVQILGAAGAIVPILTVFILASRQFMSGLTASAVKGT, from the coding sequence ATGGCAACGACAACCCAATCGCGTGCTACTGTCCGGTCTGCCCGGCGTCGCAGTCAGCGTGATCAGTTGATGGGTCCGTTCGGCATGGCGGTGCTGTATATTGTGCTGACGATCGGCGCGCTGGTGACCGCTTTTCCTTTCTATTTCATGCTCGTTGGCTCGACGTTGCGCAGCGCCGATATTTTGCGCATTCCACCGCCGCTCTGGTTTGGCAGTTCGTTCTGGAAGAACTATGAGGATCTGCTGGCGGCGCTGCCGTTCTGGAATTCGCTCTGGAATAGCGTGGCGATTTCGTCCATCCATACGGCGCTGGTGTTGTTCTTCTGTTCGCTGGGCGGGTATGGCTTCGCCAAGTTTCGCTTCCCAGGGCGTAATGCGCTGTTTGGGTTTTTGCTGGCGACGCTGATGGTTCCTGGCGTGCTGGGTCTGATTCCGTCCTTCGTCATTATGCGCACGCTGGGCTGGATCGATACCTGGAATCCGCTCATTATTCCGGGTATTGCAAATGCGTTTGGCATTTTCTGGATGCGTCAATATATCGCACAGGCGATCCCCGACGATCTGATCGATGCGGCGCGTATCGATGGGGCGCATGAGTTCCGCATCTACTGGAATATCGTCGTGCCGGTGATTGTGCCTGCGCTGGCGGCGCTTGCAATTCTGACGTTCCTCGGCAAGTGGAATGAGTTCCAGTTCCCCCTGCTGATTCTCAAGCAGGAGTCGAAGTATACGCTGCCGGTGGCGCTCAGCACGCTTCGTTCGCTGCGCGGCACCGAGATCGGTGTGCAGATTCTGGGGGCTGCCGGGGCGATTGTGCCGATTCTGACGGTGTTCATCCTGGCGTCGCGTCAGTTTATGTCGGGCCTGACGGCCAGCGCTGTCAAGGGGACGTGA